From one Desulfurellaceae bacterium genomic stretch:
- the carA gene encoding glutamine-hydrolyzing carbamoyl-phosphate synthase small subunit — protein sequence MKALLALADGTVFHGSAFGAEGEATGEVVFNTALSGYQEILTDPSYTGQIVIMTCPEIGNVGVNPEDVESRRPFVEGFVVKEYWPRPSNWRAEQSLAAYMAEHAIVGIQGIDTRALVRHIRDHGAQQAVISTVEAEPRRLVARARAAPGLEGRDLVKQVTCGQPYDWWQAGWELGSGYRDTQGTEQSFFVVAYDYGMKFNILRQLVASGCRVRVVPAQTPADEVLALKPDGVFLSNGPGDPDAVPYAKRSVAALIGRVPIFGICLGHQILGLALGGTTFKLKFGHHGGNHPVMDLATRKVEITSQNHGFCVDMDSLKGRAEITHINLNDQTAEGLSHLQHPLFSVQYHPEASPGPHDASYLFARFTALMDRYTRG from the coding sequence ATGAAAGCCCTGCTCGCCCTTGCAGACGGAACGGTCTTCCACGGCAGCGCCTTTGGCGCCGAGGGAGAAGCGACCGGAGAGGTGGTGTTCAACACCGCGCTGAGCGGCTACCAGGAGATTCTGACCGATCCGTCCTACACCGGACAGATTGTCATCATGACCTGTCCCGAGATCGGCAATGTGGGTGTCAATCCCGAAGACGTGGAATCCCGGCGGCCGTTTGTAGAGGGCTTTGTGGTCAAAGAATACTGGCCCCGCCCGAGCAACTGGCGGGCCGAGCAGAGCCTGGCCGCGTATATGGCCGAGCACGCTATCGTCGGTATTCAGGGCATCGACACCCGCGCCCTGGTTCGCCACATCCGTGACCACGGCGCTCAGCAGGCCGTTATTTCGACCGTCGAGGCTGAGCCCCGGCGGCTGGTGGCCCGAGCCCGGGCTGCACCCGGCCTGGAGGGTAGGGATCTGGTCAAACAGGTCACCTGCGGCCAGCCCTATGACTGGTGGCAGGCCGGCTGGGAGCTGGGCTCGGGTTATCGCGACACCCAAGGGACTGAGCAGTCCTTTTTTGTCGTGGCCTACGATTACGGCATGAAGTTCAATATCCTGCGCCAGCTCGTGGCGTCCGGCTGCCGGGTGCGGGTCGTCCCGGCCCAGACCCCGGCCGACGAGGTCCTGGCTCTCAAACCCGACGGCGTCTTCCTGTCAAACGGTCCGGGCGATCCCGACGCGGTGCCGTACGCCAAACGCAGTGTGGCGGCCCTGATCGGTCGGGTGCCGATATTCGGCATCTGTCTGGGCCACCAGATCCTGGGCTTGGCGCTGGGCGGTACGACCTTCAAGCTCAAGTTCGGCCACCACGGCGGCAACCACCCGGTCATGGACCTGGCCACCCGCAAGGTTGAAATCACCTCCCAGAACCACGGCTTTTGTGTTGATATGGACTCGCTGAAGGGGCGGGCCGAGATCACCCATATCAACCTCAACGATCAGACCGCAGAGGGCTTGAGCCATCTCCAGCATCCGCTCTTTTCCGTCCAGTACCATCCTGAAGCTTCCCCGGGGCCGCACGACGCCAGCTATCTGTTCGCTCGTTTCACCGCCCTGATGGACCGCTACACAAGAGGATAG
- a CDS encoding dihydroorotase has translation MRVVIRNGTVVDPANTLDGPADLVIEDGRIRSVEPPQRLAQLSDPDTLEVDARGWIVAPGFVDLHVHFREPGYEYKETVRTGAQSAVAGGFTTVACMANTNPVNDSGEVTRYILDKARSANLARVLPIGALSVGLKGERLAPLDEMREAGIVAVSDDGRPVMDAGLMRRALEWCADLGLPISVHEEDLNLAAGGSMNEGPTAARLGRKGVPNAAEEVMIARDLALARLTGGHVHVAHVSARGSIDLIRQAKKDGLPVTAEVAPHHFSLTEEAVVDYQADAKMAPPLRQAADVEAMRQGLRDGTLDAIATDHAPHHRDDKAGAFEAAAHGVVGLETALPLTLGLVEAGVLSLSEAVQKLSWNPARIFHLPYGSLSVGAPADVVVFDPHQVWIVAAQGLHSKSSNTPFVGQRMKGRAVLTLVGGQVVYDARQGNSQK, from the coding sequence ATGAGAGTCGTCATTCGCAACGGCACCGTAGTCGATCCGGCCAATACTCTCGATGGGCCGGCCGACCTGGTGATTGAGGACGGGCGTATCCGCAGCGTGGAACCGCCGCAGCGCCTGGCCCAGCTGTCAGACCCGGACACGCTGGAGGTGGACGCCCGGGGCTGGATTGTTGCGCCCGGTTTTGTTGACCTGCACGTGCATTTTCGTGAGCCGGGCTATGAGTACAAAGAGACCGTGCGGACCGGAGCCCAGTCCGCAGTGGCGGGCGGGTTTACCACAGTCGCCTGCATGGCCAATACCAATCCGGTCAACGATAGCGGCGAGGTCACGCGCTATATTCTTGACAAAGCCCGCAGCGCAAACCTGGCCCGAGTGCTGCCCATCGGCGCCCTGTCGGTCGGGCTCAAGGGCGAGCGTCTGGCTCCGCTCGACGAGATGCGCGAGGCCGGGATTGTGGCCGTCTCCGACGACGGCCGGCCGGTGATGGACGCCGGGCTGATGCGCCGCGCCCTGGAGTGGTGTGCGGACCTGGGGCTGCCTATCAGCGTCCACGAGGAAGACCTCAACTTGGCTGCCGGGGGCAGCATGAACGAGGGGCCGACCGCCGCCCGGCTGGGACGCAAAGGCGTGCCCAACGCGGCCGAAGAGGTGATGATTGCCCGAGACTTGGCCCTGGCCCGTCTGACCGGCGGACACGTCCATGTCGCCCACGTCAGCGCCCGTGGATCGATTGACCTTATTCGTCAGGCCAAAAAAGACGGCCTGCCGGTCACCGCTGAGGTGGCGCCCCACCATTTCAGCCTGACCGAAGAGGCGGTTGTGGACTATCAGGCCGACGCCAAGATGGCGCCGCCGCTACGCCAGGCGGCCGATGTCGAGGCCATGCGGCAGGGACTGCGGGACGGCACGCTTGACGCGATTGCCACCGATCATGCACCCCATCACCGTGACGATAAAGCCGGCGCATTCGAGGCCGCAGCCCACGGCGTGGTCGGCCTGGAGACGGCCCTGCCGCTGACCCTGGGGCTGGTCGAAGCCGGCGTCCTGTCCCTGTCCGAGGCGGTGCAGAAGCTGAGCTGGAATCCGGCTCGGATCTTTCACCTGCCCTACGGCAGCCTGTCGGTCGGCGCGCCGGCCGATGTGGTGGTGTTCGATCCCCATCAGGTCTGGATCGTTGCCGCCCAAGGGCTGCACTCGAAAAGTAGCAATACGCCCTTTGTGGGCCAGCGCATGAAGGGCCGGGCGGTGCTGACCCTGGTCGGTGGACAGGTGGTGTATGATGCAAGGCAAGGCAACAGTCAAAAATAA
- the tenA gene encoding thiaminase II: MTLTHQLYEAAAPVWRQSLAHPFVRSLGDGSLPLENFRFYMRQDYVFLIGYSRLVALAAAKAPSLETMARFATLLDATLNQEMALHREFAAECGITAEELAATEAAPTTQAYTSHLLRVASLGDLAETVTALLPCQWGYAEIGQTLAKRGKPTDAPFYARWIEMYASEEFASLAAWLRALLDSYAGKTDPERLVEIFCRSARYEYLFWDMAYRMEEWPV; this comes from the coding sequence ATGACACTGACACACCAATTGTACGAGGCTGCGGCTCCGGTCTGGCGCCAATCGCTGGCCCATCCTTTTGTGCGGTCGCTCGGCGATGGCTCGCTGCCCCTGGAAAATTTCCGCTTCTATATGCGCCAGGATTACGTCTTTCTGATTGGGTACAGCCGTCTGGTGGCTCTGGCCGCAGCCAAGGCGCCGAGCCTTGAAACCATGGCCCGCTTTGCCACGCTCTTGGACGCCACGCTCAACCAGGAGATGGCTCTGCACCGCGAATTTGCGGCCGAGTGCGGCATCACGGCCGAGGAGCTGGCCGCGACCGAGGCCGCGCCCACGACCCAGGCGTATACCAGTCATCTGTTGCGGGTGGCTTCGCTCGGCGATCTGGCCGAGACGGTGACGGCCCTGCTGCCGTGTCAGTGGGGCTATGCCGAGATCGGCCAGACCCTGGCTAAGCGCGGCAAACCAACTGACGCGCCGTTCTACGCCAGGTGGATCGAGATGTACGCGTCCGAGGAGTTCGCGTCCCTGGCCGCCTGGCTGCGCGCCCTGCTCGACAGCTATGCCGGGAAAACCGACCCCGAGCGGTTGGTCGAGATCTTCTGTCGCAGCGCGCGTTACGAGTACCTGTTCTGGGACATGGCCTACCGCATGGAGGAGTGGCCGGTCTGA
- a CDS encoding TlyA family RNA methyltransferase yields the protein MADRKHPARRKRLDVLTVQRGLTASREQARRLIMAGAVVVNDQRVDKPATLVDSAAQVRIKDHARPRYVSRGGLKLEAALRAFGVDVTGRLALDVGASTGGFTDCLLQHGAARVFAVDVGYGQLAWSLRQDPRVVNIERQNIRTLAGLSAQPSLSVIDVSFISLTTVVPTVLKLLAPGGHGIALIKPQFEVGKGRVGKGGIVRDPTLHHEVVSRLQAQAADWGLIPKGLIESPLRGAKGNTEFLWYWQKR from the coding sequence GTGGCTGATCGCAAACACCCCGCCCGACGCAAACGCCTCGACGTGCTCACCGTTCAGCGCGGTCTGACCGCCAGCCGCGAGCAGGCCCGGCGGCTCATCATGGCCGGCGCTGTTGTCGTCAACGATCAGCGGGTTGACAAGCCGGCTACTCTGGTCGATAGCGCGGCTCAGGTCCGCATTAAAGACCACGCCCGCCCGCGCTACGTCAGCCGTGGCGGTCTCAAGCTGGAAGCCGCGCTACGGGCCTTTGGTGTCGATGTTACGGGCCGGCTCGCGCTCGATGTCGGCGCCTCGACCGGCGGGTTCACCGACTGCCTGCTGCAACACGGCGCGGCCCGGGTCTTTGCCGTTGATGTCGGCTATGGACAGCTGGCCTGGTCGCTGCGCCAGGACCCCCGGGTGGTGAATATCGAGCGTCAGAATATCCGCACGCTCGCTGGACTGAGCGCCCAGCCCAGCCTGAGCGTGATTGATGTGTCGTTCATCTCGCTCACGACCGTTGTCCCGACGGTTCTCAAGCTGCTCGCTCCGGGCGGACACGGCATCGCGCTGATCAAGCCCCAGTTCGAGGTCGGCAAAGGCAGGGTGGGGAAGGGCGGCATCGTTCGAGACCCGACGCTGCACCACGAGGTCGTCAGCCGTTTGCAGGCTCAGGCTGCGGACTGGGGCTTGATTCCCAAGGGTCTGATCGAATCGCCGCTGCGCGGGGCTAAGGGCAATACGGAATTTTTGTGGTACTGGCAGAAAAGGTGA
- a CDS encoding polyprenyl synthetase family protein, which yields MNLTRYMKERQRLVDRTLRALLAPSSGKPPRTLDRAMRYSLFSGGKRIRPILALASAEALGARLEPVLPFACGLEMIHAYSLVHDDLPAMDDDDLRRGKPTNHMVFGEGMAVLAGDGLLTEAFRVMAEGALAAPRRGQAALRALHEVALAAGAGGMVGGQVLDLEAEKKKPTRTVVEAIHTRKTGAMIRAAVRVGGLLGGATPRQYECLDQYGTAIGLAFQVTDDILDIEGGTGKTGKREGRDAELNKATYPAAIGLDRSKRLARQLREAALSALQPFGPAAEPLRQICHLIVDRAAPPQT from the coding sequence GTGAATCTGACCCGTTATATGAAGGAACGCCAGCGTCTGGTTGACCGGACGCTCAGAGCGCTGCTGGCGCCGTCCAGCGGCAAGCCGCCCCGGACGCTGGACCGAGCCATGCGCTACAGTCTGTTTTCCGGCGGCAAGCGCATCCGTCCCATTCTGGCCCTGGCCAGCGCTGAGGCGCTCGGCGCCCGGCTCGAACCGGTCTTGCCGTTTGCCTGCGGCCTGGAAATGATCCACGCCTATTCCCTGGTCCACGACGATCTGCCGGCCATGGATGACGACGACCTGCGGCGCGGCAAACCGACCAATCACATGGTGTTTGGTGAGGGCATGGCCGTCCTGGCCGGCGACGGACTGCTGACCGAGGCGTTTCGGGTCATGGCCGAGGGCGCGTTGGCCGCCCCGCGCCGGGGACAGGCGGCGCTGCGGGCGCTGCACGAGGTGGCCCTTGCGGCCGGCGCCGGCGGTATGGTGGGCGGGCAGGTGTTGGACCTTGAGGCCGAAAAGAAGAAACCGACCCGCACCGTGGTTGAGGCGATTCATACCCGCAAGACCGGGGCGATGATTCGGGCTGCGGTCCGGGTCGGCGGGCTGCTGGGCGGCGCCACCCCGCGCCAGTACGAGTGCCTGGACCAGTATGGAACGGCGATCGGTCTGGCCTTTCAGGTGACCGACGATATTCTGGATATCGAGGGCGGCACGGGAAAAACCGGCAAACGCGAGGGCCGCGACGCCGAGCTGAACAAAGCCACCTATCCGGCCGCCATCGGTCTCGACCGGTCCAAGCGTCTGGCGCGCCAGCTGCGCGAGGCCGCGCTCTCGGCGCTCCAGCCCTTTGGACCTGCGGCCGAGCCGCTGCGGCAGATCTGTCACCTGATCGTTGATCGCGCCGCGCCTCCCCAAACCTGA
- a CDS encoding exodeoxyribonuclease VII small subunit: MKEPPKTFEAGLHDLEGIVERMETGELSLEDALGAFEDGVGLVRHLGEQLAEVEKRLEVLSRDQDGVFQLHSLPTEDQAENQAENEDA, translated from the coding sequence GTGAAAGAGCCGCCAAAAACGTTTGAGGCCGGACTGCACGATCTGGAAGGGATTGTAGAGCGGATGGAAACCGGGGAGTTATCGCTTGAGGACGCCCTGGGCGCTTTTGAGGACGGGGTGGGGCTGGTCCGCCACCTGGGCGAGCAGCTGGCCGAGGTCGAGAAGCGTCTTGAGGTGCTCAGCCGCGATCAGGACGGCGTGTTCCAGCTCCACAGCCTGCCGACCGAAGACCAGGCAGAGAACCAGGCAGAGAACGAGGACGCGTGA
- the xseA gene encoding exodeoxyribonuclease VII large subunit produces the protein MAAPARSRAVADWQSQPPVLSVSELTAQIRGVLEAGFAEVWVTGEISGLHSPPSGHKYFTLKDKTSQLRCVMFRGQAGQLRFRPEDGLEVIIRGRIGLYPARGDMQLYATTMEPRGVGTQQLALEQLKAALAAEGLFAAERKKPLPFFPRRVGVVTAQTGAAIHDILTILYQRCPHTHVLLRPTKVQGAGAGAEIAAGIQDLNEHAQAEVIIVGRGGGSREDLSAFNEEVVARAIAASEVSVVAAVGHEIDLSIADLVADRRAPTPTAAAEMVMPRWDDLQAHIATQARSLALAMQRQVTRRRQAVLSLRQRIRDPHHDLGVRQRQLQALTARLRGGFQRRTERAQARLQELSTALGSLSPLAVLGRGYSLTRTIPAGTVVVDAGQLRPGDQVRLMFAAGEAIARIEQTQEGDE, from the coding sequence ATGGCAGCACCCGCAAGGTCTCGCGCTGTGGCCGACTGGCAGTCTCAGCCGCCCGTCCTGTCTGTCTCCGAACTGACCGCCCAGATCCGGGGCGTGTTGGAGGCCGGCTTCGCTGAGGTGTGGGTAACCGGGGAAATCTCGGGGCTGCACAGCCCACCCTCGGGCCACAAGTATTTTACCCTCAAGGATAAGACCAGCCAGCTGCGCTGCGTCATGTTCCGAGGCCAGGCCGGCCAGCTGCGTTTTCGACCCGAAGACGGCCTGGAGGTCATCATTCGGGGACGCATCGGGCTGTATCCGGCGCGCGGCGACATGCAGCTGTACGCCACGACTATGGAGCCGCGTGGAGTCGGAACGCAACAGCTGGCGCTTGAACAGCTGAAGGCCGCCCTGGCGGCCGAAGGGCTGTTTGCCGCCGAGCGCAAAAAACCCCTGCCATTTTTTCCCCGTCGGGTAGGGGTGGTCACCGCCCAGACCGGGGCGGCCATTCACGATATTCTGACCATCCTGTACCAGCGTTGTCCCCACACCCACGTCCTGCTGCGGCCGACCAAGGTCCAGGGAGCCGGAGCCGGGGCTGAGATCGCGGCCGGCATCCAAGACCTGAACGAGCACGCCCAGGCCGAGGTCATCATTGTCGGGCGGGGTGGGGGCTCACGGGAGGATCTGAGCGCCTTCAACGAAGAAGTGGTGGCCCGGGCCATTGCCGCCTCCGAGGTATCGGTGGTGGCGGCGGTGGGACACGAGATTGACCTCAGTATTGCCGACCTGGTGGCCGACCGCCGCGCCCCGACCCCGACAGCGGCGGCCGAAATGGTGATGCCGCGCTGGGACGATTTGCAGGCCCACATCGCCACCCAGGCGCGGAGCCTGGCCCTGGCCATGCAGCGCCAGGTGACCCGACGACGTCAGGCGGTGCTGAGTCTGCGCCAGCGTATCCGTGACCCGCACCACGACCTCGGTGTCAGACAGCGTCAGCTCCAGGCTCTGACCGCCCGCCTGCGGGGTGGGTTTCAACGCCGGACCGAGCGCGCCCAAGCCCGGCTCCAGGAGCTGAGCACCGCGCTCGGCAGTCTCAGCCCCTTGGCCGTCCTGGGCCGGGGCTATAGTCTGACGCGGACGATTCCGGCCGGCACGGTAGTCGTTGACGCCGGGCAACTCAGGCCGGGCGATCAGGTCCGTCTGATGTTTGCCGCCGGCGAGGCGATTGCCCGCATAGAGCAGACCCAGGAGGGAGACGAATAA
- a CDS encoding S41 family peptidase, which translates to MMHDRMHDRRKRIAISLFVSLLGVGAVLLGSHGLDRVAAVGREDYEGLESFSNVLAIVQRNYVQEVKTNQLVEGAINGMLSALDPHSAYLTPDSYRELQVDTGGSFGGLGIEITLRDGVLTVVSPIEDTPAYRAGVKAGDQIIKIDGELTKDMTLLEAVKRMRGPQGSQVTISVRREGLAQFIDIALTREVIKIKSVKSKLLEPGYGYIRLVQFQDRTTDDLENALERFSQDQQELEGVVLDLRSNPGGLLSQAVKVADVFLDSGMIVYTKGRLDNQQQEYFAHPGGYTDLPLIVLVNQGSASASEIVAGAVQDHGRAAVLGTKTFGKGSVQTILPLEDGAALRLTTAMYYTPNGRSIQVTGVEPDHIVENVLPDQLAATRQSGIREENLRGHFDNAADQEAAPVQIREGAPDTDAPPPSTTDASAAQEAAEDAIQEGELGKDPQLDIDRTCTRNGG; encoded by the coding sequence ATGATGCATGATCGGATGCATGATCGGCGCAAAAGAATCGCTATCAGCCTGTTCGTCTCACTGCTCGGTGTAGGGGCGGTGCTGCTCGGCAGCCACGGGCTTGACCGGGTCGCTGCGGTCGGGCGCGAGGACTACGAGGGCCTGGAGTCGTTCTCCAATGTGCTGGCCATCGTGCAGAGAAATTATGTCCAAGAGGTGAAAACCAACCAGCTGGTTGAGGGGGCGATCAACGGCATGCTGAGCGCCCTCGATCCCCACAGCGCCTATCTGACCCCGGACTCGTACCGCGAGCTGCAAGTTGATACCGGCGGCAGTTTTGGTGGACTGGGCATCGAGATTACGCTGCGCGACGGGGTGCTGACCGTGGTCTCCCCGATTGAGGATACGCCGGCCTACCGGGCCGGGGTCAAGGCCGGCGACCAGATCATCAAGATCGACGGAGAACTGACTAAGGACATGACTCTGCTTGAGGCGGTCAAGCGGATGCGCGGCCCCCAGGGCAGTCAGGTGACGATTTCCGTGCGGCGTGAAGGGCTGGCCCAGTTCATTGATATTGCGCTGACCCGCGAGGTGATCAAGATCAAGAGCGTCAAGTCAAAACTCCTGGAGCCGGGCTATGGCTATATCCGTCTGGTCCAGTTTCAGGACCGCACCACGGACGATCTTGAAAACGCCCTGGAGCGTTTCAGCCAGGACCAGCAGGAACTCGAGGGAGTGGTGCTCGACCTGCGCAGCAATCCCGGGGGGCTGCTGAGTCAGGCGGTCAAGGTGGCCGATGTGTTTCTCGACAGCGGGATGATCGTGTATACCAAAGGCCGGCTCGACAACCAGCAGCAGGAGTACTTCGCCCATCCCGGCGGCTATACCGACCTGCCCCTGATCGTGCTGGTCAATCAGGGCAGCGCGAGTGCGTCCGAGATTGTGGCCGGTGCGGTCCAGGACCACGGGCGGGCGGCGGTCCTGGGCACCAAGACTTTTGGCAAGGGCTCGGTCCAGACCATCCTGCCCCTGGAAGACGGCGCCGCCCTGCGCCTCACCACGGCCATGTACTACACGCCCAACGGTCGTTCGATCCAGGTCACCGGCGTCGAGCCTGACCACATCGTTGAGAATGTGCTGCCCGATCAGCTCGCCGCCACCCGCCAGAGCGGTATCCGAGAGGAAAATCTGCGCGGCCATTTTGACAATGCGGCGGACCAGGAAGCGGCGCCTGTCCAGATTCGGGAAGGAGCGCCGGATACGGACGCCCCTCCGCCCTCGACGACCGACGCTTCGGCGGCTCAGGAGGCGGCCGAGGACGCGATCCAGGAGGGCGAGCTGGGCAAAGACCCGCAGCTCGACATCGACCGGACGTGTACTAGAAACGGAGGATGA
- a CDS encoding TlpA family protein disulfide reductase — protein sequence MRKWPALGLVVLGCGFVLLSLTPSGPSLPRAAADFVLPDIHGQVVRLSQLKGKVVFLNVWTTWCPPCRKEMPTMQALYRQLQDQDFVLLAVSQDVDGRKTVLSYLEEGGYTFPVLLDVRGEVGKKYGVTGYPETFVIDRQGMIVHHHIGYNNWASPESLAAVRGLIERGVWTPPAGGDVPGEQMPLRP from the coding sequence ATGAGAAAGTGGCCGGCCCTCGGTCTGGTCGTGCTGGGGTGTGGGTTCGTGTTGCTCAGCCTGACTCCCTCCGGGCCGAGCCTGCCCAGAGCGGCTGCGGATTTCGTGCTGCCCGACATTCACGGCCAGGTCGTGCGTTTGTCGCAGCTCAAGGGCAAGGTCGTATTTCTCAACGTGTGGACGACCTGGTGTCCGCCGTGCCGCAAAGAAATGCCGACCATGCAGGCGCTGTACCGTCAGCTCCAGGACCAGGATTTCGTGCTGCTGGCCGTCAGCCAGGACGTGGATGGTCGGAAGACCGTGCTGTCGTATCTGGAGGAGGGCGGCTATACCTTTCCGGTCTTGCTGGACGTGCGGGGAGAAGTCGGCAAGAAGTATGGGGTGACCGGCTACCCGGAGACCTTTGTGATTGATCGTCAGGGCATGATCGTGCATCACCATATCGGCTATAACAACTGGGCCAGTCCCGAGTCGCTGGCCGCCGTACGGGGGCTGATCGAGCGTGGGGTATGGACCCCGCCGGCGGGCGGTGACGTGCCTGGCGAACAGATGCCGCTGCGGCCCTAG